The Juglans regia cultivar Chandler chromosome 2, Walnut 2.0, whole genome shotgun sequence genome includes a window with the following:
- the LOC109004017 gene encoding replication protein A 70 kDa DNA-binding subunit A-like — protein sequence MAINLTEGAIMMMCRGELKAEEVKPVLQVIDVKQVSTQAQQHSNTERYRVLLSDGSHHQQGMLATQMNALVKEGKLQKGSVVQLTQFVCNVVQNRMIIIIVDLDMILEKMDLIGEPVSAPRNVAVQSSIAQPGMQIGNLSSFASSSPGGRASKPNMAEASMEHPRINQSHGNTYPTNSDSGRYAASNAPSMHPKVENSTGFPGSASLNGSYGGQNTNFRNPRPEALRPPLNTSTRQPQSGYQQPPPMYTNRGPVARNEAPPRITPIAALNPYQGRWTIKARVTAKGELKHYNNPRGDGKVFSFDLLDSDGGEIRATCFNAVADQFYNQIEAGKVYLISKGSLKPAQKAFNHLQNDHEIFLESISIIQPCFEDDSTIPQQQFHFRPISDIEGMDSNSIVDVIGIVSSISPPASIMRKNGTETQRRILHLKDMSGRSVELTLWGNLVNAEGQRLQNMCDSGVFPILAVKAGRVNDFNGKALGTISTSQLFIEPNFPEAHRLKEWFDKEGRSIPSVSISRETSVGKTDSRKTISQIKDEKLGTSEKPDWITVSATISFVKVDNFCYTACPIMIGDRQCNKKVTNNGDGKWRCDRCDQSIEECDYRYILQFQIQDHTGLTWVTAFQECGEEIMGMPAKSLYYLKYEEQDDDKFGEIIRKVLFTKYIFKLKVKEETYSDEQRVKSTVVKAEKVDFASESRFLLDFMEKLKAGNYSSFASNTESISPNPGISGTVVGNIGNRQPTPSMNYTGNSSNAGKDFSVPSHQAGRYGNQYNSSIAAAIGTPGSYPFCNSCGGTGHSSTNCPSIMSSPALGGSYPNRVSSGPGVGSSSGECFKCHQPGHWARDCPGLSTVPPAYGSSGVTPGRYGGASKQQFGGF from the exons ATGGCGATAAATCTGACGGAAGGTGCGATAATGATGATGTGCCGCGGGGAGCTGAAGGCGGAAGAGGTGAAGCCGGTGCTCCAGGTGATCGACGTGAAGCAGGTGAGCACTCAGGCACAGCAGCACAGCAATACCGAGAGGTATAGGGTCTTACTCTCCGATGGGTCTCACCATCAGCAAGGGATGCTGGCCACGCAGATGAATGCTCTCGTCAAGGAAGGGAAGTTGCAGAAGGGCTCTGTCGTCCAGTTGACTCAGTTCGTCTGTAACGTCGTCCAAAACCGCAT GATTATAATCATTGTTGATTTGGATATGATACTGGAAAAAATGGATCTAATTGGAGAACCTGTATCAGCTCCAAGAAATGTTGCTGTACAGTCCTCCATAGCTCAACCAGGGATGCAAATTGGGAATCTCTCATCTTTTGCCAGCAGTTCACCTGGTGGTCGGGCTAGTAAACCAAACATGGCTGAGGCATCCATGGAGCATCCTAGAATAAATCAATCACATGGCAATACTTATCCAACAAATTCCGATTCAGGAAGATATGCTGCATCTAATGCACCTTCCATGCACCCTAAAGTGGAGAATAGCACTGGGTTTCCGGGATCAGCATCCTTAAATGGGTCATATGGTGGTCAGAACACAAATTTCCGTAACCCCAGGCCAGAAGCTTTGCGGCCTCCTCTAAATACCTCTACTCGTCAACCTCAGTCTGGATATCAACAACCACCTCCAATGTACACTAACAGAGGACCAGTAGCTAGAAATGAAGCTCCCCCTAGGATAACTCCCATTGCTGCTCTGAATCCATACCAGGGCCGGTGGACAATTAAGGCTAGAGTCACAGCAAAAGGAGAACTTAAGCACTACAATAATCCCCGTGGTGATGGTAAAGTATTCTCTTTTGATCTTCTTGATTCTGATGGTGGGGAAATTAGGGCAACTTGCTTTAATGCTGTGGCTGATCAATTCTACAACCAGATTGAAGCTGGTAAGGTCTATCTGATTTCCAAGGGAAGTTTAAAACCTGCTCAAAAGGCTTTCAACCACCTCCAAAATgatcatgaaatttttttagagagCATTTCAATAATACAGCCTTGCTTTGAAGATGATAGCACAATTCCACAGCAGCAGTTTCACTTCCGTCCCATAAGTGATATTGAAGGCATGGACAGCAACAGCATTGTGGATGTAATTGGTATCGTGTCTTCTATCAGTCCCCCTGCTTCAATAATGAGAAAAAATGGTACTGAAACTCAGAGGAGAATCCTACACTTGAAGGACATGTCTGGCCGAAGCGTTGAATTGACTCTGTGGGGAAACCTTGTAAATGCAGAAGGACAGAGACTGCAAAACATGTGTGATTCAGGGGTTTTCCCCATTCTGGCTGTTAAAGCTGGTAGAGTAAATGACTTCAATGGGAAGGCACTGGGGACCATCTCTACCAGTCAACTATTTATTGAACCCAATTTTCCTGAGGCTCACAGGCTGAAAGAATGGTTTGACAAGGAAGGAAGGAGCATCCCATCTGTCTCTATTTCCAGGGAAACAAGTGTGGGTAAGACAGATAGTCGCAAGACAATATCTCAAATCAAAGATGAGAAGCTAGGGACATCTGAGAAGCCAGATTGGATCACTGTCAGTGCAACCATTTCATTTGTGAAGGTTGACAATTTCTGTTACACAGCATGTCCTATCATGATTGGTGATCGACAATGCAACAAAAAGGTTACAAATAATGGGGATGGGAAATGGCGGTGTGATAGGTGCGATCAGTCCATCGAGGAGTGTGATTACAGGTATATACTTCAGTTCCAGATACAAGACCATACAGGCTTAACATGGGTAACTGCATTTCAGGAATGCGGTGAGGAGATAATGGGTATGCCTGCAAAAAGTTTGTATTATTTGAAGTATGAAGAGCAAGATGATGataaatttggagaaataatTCGCAAGGttctatttacaaaatatatattcaagttGAAAGTAAAGGAGGAGACATACAGTGATGAACAACGAGTAAAGTCAACAGTGGTCAAAGCAGAAAAGGTAGATTTTGCATCTGAATCCAGATTCCTTTTGGATTTTATGGAAAAGCTTAAAGCAGGGAACTATAGTTCTTTTGCTTCAAATACAGAAAGTATCTCTCCTAACCCTGGAATAAGTGGTACTGTAGTTGGGAATATTGGAAATAGGCAACCAACACCATCAATGAACTATACCGGGAACAGTAGCAATGCTGGCAAAGACTTCAGTGTACCATCACACCAAGCTGGTCGGTATGGAAACCAGTATAATAGTTCTATTGCTGCTGCAATTGGCACTCCTGGTTCATATCCATTCTGTAACAGTTGTGGGGGTACTGGTCATAGCTCCACAAATTGCCCCAGTATCATGAGTAGTCCTGCATTAGGAGGGAGCTATCCTAATAGAGTTTCCTCTGGGCCTGGTGTTGGCAGCTCCTCAGGCGAATGCTTCAAATGCCATCAACCTGGGCATTGGGCAAGAGATTGTCCAGGGTTGAGCACTGTACCTCCAGCTTATGGAAGCAGTGGTGTTACACCTGGTAGATATGGTGGAGCTTCAAAGCAACAATTCGGTGGCTTTTGA
- the LOC109004018 gene encoding uncharacterized protein LOC109004018: MDFFLNGMNDEASECPFSEKEIKKCPFLRNINKPTCFSFSSVNILAPGWGAKGPIFEDGPNFDMAFRLFHGKDGVVPLLGRSNIHGEIPEPEPAPQFNPLAAKAATISLSAFGFGGPFSFGNFSEKRKQQKKSEPSREREPPSEKGNLSNHEALGNEWLKTGNCPIAKSYRAVSHVLPLVATALRPPPGMKFKCPPAVVAARAALARTALVKTLRPQPLPEKMLVIAVLGMAANVPLGVWREHTQKFSLSWFAAVHAAVPFIAMLRKSVMMPKTAMALTIAASILGQVIGSRAERLRLKGVAERGRVTAHIETANEVIGYDSSQVDGITGGHCGSEGLKYSTLPVKNDGPSSSASTCF; encoded by the exons atggatttttttcttaatggaatgAATGATGAGGCATCTGAATGCCCCTTTAGTGAGAAGGAGATTAAAAAATGTCCATTTTTGAGGAATATCAACAAACCCACTtgcttttccttctcttcagTGAATATCCTTGCTCCT GGCTGGGGAGCCAAAGGCCCAATATTTGAAGATGGTCCCAATTTTGATATGGCGTTTAGGCTCTTTCATGGGAAGGATGGGGTTGTCCCACTCTTGGGGAGATCTAACATTCATGGTGAGATTCCAGAACCTGAGCCTGCACCTCAGTTCAACCCTTTAGCAGCGAAAGCGGCCACAATAAGTTTGTCAGCATTTGGTTTTGGAGGACCATTCAGCTTTGGTAACTTCTCTGAGAAACGAAAGCAGCAGAAGAAGTCTGAGCCATCCCGCGAAAGGGAACCCCCTTCTGAG AaaggaaatttatcaaaccacgAGGCGCTGGGAAATGAGTGGTTAAAAACAGGAAACTGCCCAATTGCCAAGTCCTACAGAGCCGTCAGCCATGTCCTTCCACTTGTGGCAACAGCACTTCGGCCACCACCTGGTATGAAGTTTAAATGCCCTCCAGCAGTAGTTGCTGCAAGGGCAGCCCTGGCCAGGACCGCCCTTGTTAAAACATTGCGCCCTCAGCCACTACCTGAAAAAATGCTAGTAATAGCTGTCTTAGGCATGGCTGCTAATGTGCCCTTGGGTGTATGGAGGGAGCATACTCAGAAGTTCTCACTATCTTGGTTTGCAGCAGTGCATGCGGCTGTGCCATTCATAGCCATGCTCAGGAAGTCTGTAATGATGCCCAAAACAGCTATGGCATTGACAATTGCAGCTTCTATCCTGGGGCAGGTTATTGGCTCAAGAGCTGAGCGGCTCCGGCTTAAAGGAGTGGCTGAGAGGGGAAGGGTGACAGCTCACATAGAAACTGCAAATGAAGTCATAGGTTATGATTCCAGCCAGGTTGATGGCATCACAGGTGGTCATTGTGGTTCAGAAGGACTCAAGTACAGCACACTTCCTGTCAAAAATGATGGGCCAAGTTCATCGGCAAGTACGTGTTTCTGA